The Streptomyces sp. NBC_00162 genome window below encodes:
- the moaC gene encoding cyclic pyranopterin monophosphate synthase MoaC has protein sequence MSTQSRLTHIDEAGAARMVDVSEKDVTTRTARASGRVLVSPRVIELLRGEGVPKGDALATARIAGIMGAKRTPDLIPLCHPLAVSGVKVDLTVADDAVEILATVKTTDRTGVEMEALTAVAVAGLTVIDMVKAVDKGAVITDVRVEEKTGGKSGDWARS, from the coding sequence ATGAGCACGCAGAGCAGGCTGACCCACATCGACGAGGCCGGCGCGGCCCGGATGGTCGACGTCTCGGAGAAGGACGTCACCACCCGGACGGCCCGCGCCAGCGGACGGGTACTCGTCTCCCCCCGGGTGATCGAGCTGCTGCGCGGCGAGGGCGTCCCCAAGGGCGATGCCCTCGCCACCGCGCGGATCGCCGGGATCATGGGCGCGAAGAGGACCCCCGACCTGATCCCGCTCTGCCACCCGCTGGCCGTCTCGGGCGTCAAGGTCGACCTGACCGTCGCCGACGACGCCGTCGAGATCCTCGCCACCGTGAAGACGACCGACCGTACGGGCGTGGAGATGGAGGCCCTGACCGCGGTCGCGGTCGCCGGGCTCACGGTGATCGACATGGTGAAGGCCGTGGACAAGGGCGCGGTCATCACGGACGTGCGGGTGGAGGAGAAGACCGGCGGGAAGTCCGGCGACTGGGCGCGCTCGTGA
- the galU gene encoding UTP--glucose-1-phosphate uridylyltransferase GalU, translating into MTMLHPVIKKAVIPAAGLGTRFLPATKATPKEMLPVVDKPAIQYVVEEAVAAGLDDILMITGRNKRALEDHFDRNYELESALIAKGDDDRLKKVQESSDLATMHYVRQGDPRGLGHAVLCAEPHVGREPFAVLLGDDLIDPRDPLLRQMSDIYARTGGTVIALMEVDPASVHLYGCAAVEATDEEDVVRITGLVEKPDPEDAPSNYAVIGRYVLNPAIFDILRETEPGRGGEIQLTDALQKLAADETIGGPVHGVVFRGRRYDTGDRGDYLRAIVRLACEREDLGPEFRTWLHRYVTEEM; encoded by the coding sequence ATGACTATGTTGCACCCCGTGATCAAGAAGGCCGTGATTCCGGCTGCGGGCCTCGGTACTCGCTTCCTCCCGGCGACCAAGGCGACCCCGAAGGAAATGCTCCCCGTTGTGGACAAGCCGGCCATTCAGTACGTGGTCGAGGAAGCCGTGGCGGCCGGGCTCGACGACATACTGATGATCACTGGGCGTAACAAGCGCGCTCTCGAAGACCACTTCGACCGGAACTACGAGCTGGAGTCGGCCCTCATCGCCAAGGGCGACGACGACCGGCTGAAGAAGGTCCAGGAATCCAGCGACCTCGCGACCATGCACTACGTCCGCCAGGGCGACCCCCGGGGCCTCGGCCACGCCGTGCTCTGCGCCGAGCCGCACGTCGGCCGCGAGCCCTTCGCCGTCCTGCTCGGTGACGACCTCATCGACCCGCGCGACCCGCTGCTGCGTCAGATGTCCGACATCTACGCCCGCACCGGCGGCACCGTCATCGCGCTCATGGAGGTGGACCCGGCCAGCGTGCACCTCTACGGCTGCGCCGCCGTCGAGGCCACCGACGAGGAGGACGTGGTCCGGATCACCGGCCTCGTCGAGAAGCCGGACCCCGAGGACGCCCCCAGCAACTACGCGGTCATCGGACGCTACGTACTCAACCCCGCGATCTTCGACATACTGCGGGAGACCGAGCCGGGCCGCGGTGGGGAGATCCAGCTCACCGACGCCCTGCAGAAGCTGGCCGCCGACGAGACCATCGGCGGTCCGGTGCACGGAGTGGTCTTCCGGGGCCGCCGCTACGACACCGGCGACCGCGGCGACTACCTGCGGGCCATCGTCCGCCTCGCGTGCGAGCGCGAGGACCTGGGCCCGGAGTTCCGCACCTGGCTTCACCGTTACGTCACGGAGGAGATGTAG
- a CDS encoding penicillin acylase family protein, translated as MPANETAPSVKKKGRRARLIVLVLVLALFAGLGYGAYWGVDSVRASFPQTTGSLKLPGLTGTVDVKRDAHGIPQLYADNDDDLFRAQGFVQAQDRFWEMDVRRHMTSGRLSEMFGSGQVETDAFLRTLGWRQVAQAEYDSKLSPETKKNLQSYADGVNAYLKGKSGKDLSVEHAALKLSGDYQPEQWSPVDSVAWLKAMAWDLRGNMQDEIDRALMSSKLSQAQIDELYPPYPFDRNKPIVDGGKIEGGKYVPQGSGGSASTGGGSAQGSQASTGTGSGLADNATAQGASVGLRTQLTSLAKTLDQIPAILGPNGSGIGSNSWVISGRYTTTGKPLLANDPHLSPQLPSVWYQMGLHCRTASPQCQYDVAGYTFSGMPGVIIGHNTDIAWGMTNLGADVTDLYLEQVKPEGYVYDGKVIPFATRDEVIKVAGGASKNMKVRITNNGPLVSDRSDELGTVGSRAPVASSAPDRGNGYAVALRWTALEPGKSMDAVFKLNKAKDFNEFRKAAADFDVPSQNLIYADGKGQSGNIGYQAPGRIPVRGQGVDGRMPAPGWDSKYAWKTGKDGNVEYIPQNELPYESNPSRGYIVTANQAVVESGTGAGKYPYLLTTDWGYGARSQRINDLIEAKIKDSGRISTDDMRAMQMDNSSEIAALLTPMLAKIEVSDPDVRSAQKLLEGWNYTQENDSAAAAYFNAVWRNILKLSFGDKMPKELRIEGSCMNVRADSGPADELSEVVRECGARGSDSAQPDGGDRWFEVVRRLVKDEKSAWWSSPKKGFRQPATTTRDELFARAMEDARWELTAKLGKDQSTWSWGRLHQLTLKNQTIGTEGPGFMQWLLNRGPWNLGGGEATVNATGWNASSGYGVTWVPSMRMVVNLNDLDKSRWINLTGASGHAYNSHYTDQTTMWAKGELLDWQFGKDAVDKATVDTLTLKP; from the coding sequence ATGCCCGCCAACGAAACCGCTCCTTCCGTCAAGAAGAAGGGACGACGTGCCCGTCTGATCGTGCTCGTGCTGGTCCTGGCGCTCTTCGCGGGCCTCGGCTACGGGGCGTACTGGGGCGTGGACAGCGTGCGCGCCTCCTTCCCCCAGACGACCGGCTCCCTCAAGCTGCCGGGGCTCACCGGCACCGTCGACGTCAAGCGCGATGCCCACGGCATCCCCCAGCTCTACGCCGACAACGACGACGACCTCTTCCGCGCGCAGGGCTTCGTCCAGGCGCAGGACCGGTTCTGGGAGATGGACGTACGCCGCCACATGACCTCCGGGCGGCTCTCGGAGATGTTCGGCTCCGGCCAGGTCGAGACCGACGCCTTCCTGCGCACGCTGGGCTGGCGCCAGGTCGCCCAGGCCGAGTACGACAGCAAGCTCTCGCCGGAGACCAAGAAGAACCTCCAGTCCTACGCCGACGGGGTCAACGCGTACCTGAAGGGGAAGTCCGGCAAGGACCTCTCCGTCGAGCACGCCGCCCTCAAGCTCAGCGGTGACTACCAGCCCGAGCAGTGGTCGCCGGTGGACTCGGTGGCCTGGCTCAAGGCGATGGCGTGGGACCTGCGCGGCAACATGCAGGACGAGATCGACCGCGCGCTGATGTCGAGCAAGCTCTCGCAGGCGCAGATCGACGAGCTCTACCCGCCCTACCCCTTCGATCGGAACAAGCCGATCGTCGACGGCGGCAAGATCGAGGGCGGCAAGTACGTACCCCAGGGATCAGGCGGCTCCGCCTCCACGGGCGGCGGCTCCGCGCAGGGCTCCCAGGCCTCCACCGGGACGGGCAGCGGCCTCGCCGACAACGCCACCGCCCAGGGCGCGAGCGTCGGCCTGCGCACCCAGCTGACCTCCCTCGCCAAGACCCTGGACCAGATCCCGGCGATCCTCGGCCCCAACGGCAGCGGCATCGGATCGAACTCCTGGGTGATCTCGGGCCGCTACACGACCACCGGCAAGCCGTTGCTCGCGAACGACCCGCACCTGTCGCCGCAGCTGCCCTCGGTCTGGTACCAGATGGGCCTGCACTGCCGCACGGCCTCGCCCCAGTGCCAGTACGACGTGGCCGGCTACACCTTCTCCGGAATGCCCGGCGTGATAATCGGGCACAACACCGACATCGCCTGGGGCATGACCAACCTCGGCGCGGACGTCACCGACCTCTACCTCGAGCAGGTCAAGCCCGAGGGCTACGTCTACGACGGCAAGGTGATCCCCTTCGCCACCCGTGACGAGGTGATCAAGGTCGCGGGCGGCGCCAGCAAGAACATGAAGGTCCGCATCACCAACAACGGTCCGCTGGTCTCCGACCGCAGCGACGAGCTCGGCACGGTCGGCTCCCGCGCCCCCGTCGCCAGCTCCGCCCCCGACCGCGGCAACGGTTACGCCGTCGCCCTGCGCTGGACCGCCCTGGAACCGGGCAAGTCGATGGACGCGGTCTTCAAGCTGAACAAGGCCAAGGACTTCAACGAGTTCCGCAAGGCCGCCGCCGACTTCGATGTGCCCTCCCAGAACCTGATCTACGCCGACGGCAAGGGTCAGTCCGGCAACATCGGCTACCAGGCCCCGGGCCGGATCCCGGTCCGCGGCCAAGGCGTCGACGGCCGGATGCCCGCGCCGGGCTGGGACTCCAAGTACGCCTGGAAGACCGGCAAGGACGGCAACGTCGAGTACATCCCGCAGAACGAGCTGCCCTACGAGTCCAACCCCTCGCGCGGCTACATCGTCACCGCCAACCAGGCGGTCGTGGAGAGCGGCACCGGCGCCGGCAAGTACCCGTACCTGCTGACCACCGACTGGGGCTACGGCGCCCGCAGCCAGCGGATCAACGACCTCATCGAGGCGAAGATCAAGGACAGCGGCCGGATCTCGACCGACGACATGCGCGCCATGCAGATGGACAACAGCAGCGAGATCGCCGCGCTGCTGACCCCGATGCTGGCCAAGATCGAGGTCTCCGACCCGGACGTGCGCTCCGCGCAGAAGCTCCTGGAGGGCTGGAACTACACCCAGGAGAACGACTCGGCGGCCGCCGCCTACTTCAACGCGGTCTGGCGCAACATCCTCAAGCTGTCCTTCGGCGACAAGATGCCCAAGGAGCTGCGGATCGAGGGCAGCTGCATGAACGTCCGCGCCGACAGCGGCCCGGCCGACGAGCTCTCCGAGGTGGTCCGCGAATGCGGCGCCCGCGGCTCCGACTCGGCGCAGCCGGACGGCGGTGACCGCTGGTTCGAGGTGGTCCGCCGCCTGGTCAAGGACGAGAAGTCGGCGTGGTGGAGCTCGCCCAAGAAGGGGTTCCGCCAGCCGGCGACCACCACCCGCGACGAGCTGTTCGCGCGGGCCATGGAGGACGCCCGCTGGGAGCTGACCGCCAAGCTCGGCAAGGACCAGTCCACCTGGAGCTGGGGCCGGCTGCACCAGCTGACGCTGAAGAACCAGACGATCGGCACCGAGGGCCCCGGCTTCATGCAGTGGCTCCTCAACCGCGGCCCGTGGAACCTGGGCGGCGGCGAGGCCACCGTCAACGCGACCGGCTGGAACGCCTCCAGCGGCTACGGGGTCACCTGGGTGCCGTCGATGCGGATGGTCGTGAACCTCAACGACCTCGACAAGTCCCGCTGGATCAACCTGACGGGCGCCTCGGGGCACGCGTACAACTCGCACTACACCGACCAGACGACGATGTGGGCCAAGGGCGAGCTGCTGGACTGGCAGTTCGGCAAGGACGCGGTCGACAAGGCGACGGTCGACACCCTCACGCTCAAGCCGTGA
- the glp gene encoding gephyrin-like molybdotransferase Glp, translating into MTSSAPQDTGHRLWSVDEHLADILATVRPLEPIELQLLDAQGCVLVEDVTVPVALPPFDNSSMDGYAVRTADVQGASEEFPAVLTVIGDVAAGSGELPTVGPGEAARIMTGAPLPPGAEAVVPVEWTDGGTGGGAASGMTPASAAPEGAGGEVRVHRAAEARAHVRARGSDVQAGDLALAAGTVLGPPQIALLAAIGRGTVRVRPRPRVVVLSTGSELVQPGEALTSGTIYDSNSFALAAAARDAGAIAYRVGAVADDADTLRSTIEDQLIRADLLVTTGGVSVGAYDVVKEALTSVAAGDEDIAGGGIDFRKLAMQPGKPQGFGTIGPDHTPLLALPGNPVSSYVSFELFVRPAIRALMGLPESEVGRPSVRAVLKADKALGSPAGRRQFLRGKYDAESGTVSPVGGSGSHLIAALAHADSLMVVPEEVTSVEPGSELEVVLLG; encoded by the coding sequence TTGACCAGTTCCGCACCGCAGGACACCGGCCACCGTCTGTGGTCCGTGGACGAGCACCTCGCGGACATCCTCGCCACCGTCCGGCCGCTGGAGCCCATCGAGCTCCAGCTGCTCGACGCCCAGGGCTGTGTCCTGGTCGAGGACGTCACCGTGCCCGTCGCCCTCCCGCCCTTCGACAACAGCTCCATGGACGGCTACGCCGTCCGTACGGCCGACGTCCAGGGCGCGAGCGAGGAGTTCCCCGCGGTGCTGACGGTCATCGGGGACGTCGCGGCGGGCAGCGGTGAGCTGCCCACCGTGGGCCCCGGCGAAGCCGCCCGCATCATGACCGGCGCCCCGCTGCCGCCCGGCGCGGAAGCCGTCGTACCGGTCGAGTGGACCGACGGCGGCACGGGCGGGGGCGCGGCCTCCGGGATGACCCCGGCCAGCGCGGCCCCCGAGGGCGCGGGCGGCGAGGTGCGGGTGCACCGCGCCGCCGAGGCCCGGGCGCACGTCCGCGCACGCGGCAGCGACGTACAGGCCGGCGACCTTGCCCTGGCGGCCGGGACCGTCCTCGGGCCGCCGCAGATCGCCCTGCTGGCCGCCATCGGGCGCGGCACCGTACGGGTGCGGCCGCGCCCGCGGGTGGTCGTCCTGTCCACCGGCAGCGAGCTGGTCCAGCCGGGCGAGGCGCTGACCTCGGGGACGATCTACGACTCCAACAGCTTCGCGCTGGCCGCGGCCGCGCGGGACGCCGGGGCCATCGCCTACCGGGTCGGCGCCGTCGCGGACGACGCCGACACCCTGCGCTCGACCATCGAGGACCAGCTGATCCGGGCCGACCTGCTGGTCACCACGGGCGGGGTCAGCGTCGGCGCGTACGACGTGGTCAAGGAGGCGCTGACCTCGGTGGCCGCCGGCGACGAGGACATCGCCGGCGGCGGGATCGACTTCCGCAAGCTCGCCATGCAGCCCGGCAAGCCGCAGGGCTTCGGCACCATCGGCCCGGACCACACCCCGCTGCTGGCGCTGCCCGGCAACCCGGTGTCCTCGTACGTCTCCTTCGAGCTGTTCGTGCGCCCCGCGATCCGCGCGCTCATGGGCCTGCCGGAGTCCGAGGTGGGCCGGCCGTCCGTACGGGCGGTCCTCAAGGCCGACAAGGCGCTCGGCTCCCCGGCCGGCCGCCGTCAGTTCCTGCGCGGCAAGTACGACGCCGAGAGCGGGACGGTCAGCCCGGTCGGCGGATCGGGCTCGCACCTGATCGCCGCACTGGCCCACGCCGACTCGCTGATGGTCGTACCGGAGGAGGTCACCTCGGTGGAGCCCGGGAGCGAGCTGGAAGTGGTCCTGCTCGGCTGA
- a CDS encoding MFS transporter, translated as MTSAVTTETSATSARPGYGQLLRTPGALGFVLPGFAARLPFGMLTVSILLLVQHTTGSYGSAGVVTAVTGVSMALFAPLMGKFTDRFGQSAVLVPAALTHTASVVALAALALLGAPLWALVLAAIPAGASVPQAGPMVRARWAAKLEGSPLLPTAAAFESVTDEFTFVVGPVLATFLCTQVHPAAGLITEATLTIVGGLIFAAQRATQPKPVGRAANGEKHASALSFPGLRVLIVAFIGIGAVFGGMQVSLAAFSDEIGNPGANGLLYGVFAAGNMVAGIAMGAIAWKIGPRRRLILGYIGLTAAASVLWAANSVILLGALGLVVGLCIAPALITGYTMIEQLIPAASRTEAFTWLTGAVAFGQAVAVTLAGRLTDAHGSSYGFLVPMVATALALVTLLALRAKLAPKAPSRIVNSSAPAAVPAPSSAAPSTGPSAASSAASPAARNRVNERGMGHRVPVTVD; from the coding sequence GTGACATCCGCGGTCACGACCGAAACGTCCGCCACGTCCGCCCGCCCCGGCTACGGGCAGCTCCTGCGCACACCCGGTGCCCTGGGCTTCGTACTTCCCGGCTTCGCCGCCCGGCTCCCCTTCGGGATGCTCACCGTCAGCATCCTGCTGCTCGTCCAGCACACCACCGGCTCCTACGGCAGCGCCGGCGTCGTCACCGCCGTCACCGGTGTGTCCATGGCGCTGTTCGCCCCGCTGATGGGCAAGTTCACCGACCGGTTCGGCCAGAGCGCCGTCCTGGTGCCGGCCGCCCTGACGCACACCGCCTCGGTCGTCGCACTGGCCGCCCTCGCACTCCTCGGCGCCCCGCTGTGGGCGCTGGTGCTGGCCGCCATCCCCGCCGGCGCCTCCGTCCCGCAGGCCGGTCCGATGGTCCGGGCCCGCTGGGCCGCGAAGCTGGAGGGCTCTCCGCTGCTGCCGACCGCGGCCGCGTTCGAGTCCGTCACCGACGAGTTCACCTTCGTCGTCGGTCCGGTGCTCGCCACCTTCCTGTGCACCCAGGTGCACCCCGCGGCCGGTCTGATCACCGAGGCCACGCTGACGATCGTCGGCGGCCTGATCTTCGCCGCGCAGCGCGCGACCCAGCCCAAGCCGGTCGGCCGCGCGGCGAACGGCGAGAAGCACGCCTCCGCCCTGTCCTTCCCGGGCCTGCGCGTCCTGATCGTCGCCTTCATCGGCATCGGCGCCGTCTTCGGCGGCATGCAGGTCTCGCTCGCCGCCTTCTCCGACGAGATCGGCAACCCGGGCGCCAACGGCCTGCTCTACGGCGTCTTCGCCGCGGGCAACATGGTCGCCGGCATCGCCATGGGCGCCATCGCCTGGAAGATCGGCCCGCGCCGCCGCCTGATCCTGGGCTACATCGGCCTCACCGCCGCGGCCTCGGTCCTGTGGGCCGCGAACTCGGTGATCCTGCTGGGTGCGCTCGGCCTGGTCGTCGGTCTGTGCATCGCCCCGGCGCTGATCACCGGCTACACGATGATCGAGCAGCTGATCCCGGCTGCCTCTCGCACCGAGGCCTTCACCTGGCTGACCGGAGCGGTCGCCTTCGGGCAGGCCGTCGCCGTGACCCTGGCCGGTCGCCTGACGGACGCGCACGGGTCCTCGTACGGCTTCCTGGTGCCGATGGTCGCCACCGCGCTGGCCCTGGTCACCCTGCTGGCCCTGCGCGCGAAGCTGGCGCCGAAGGCTCCGAGCCGGATCGTGAACTCATCCGCGCCGGCCGCCGTGCCCGCACCCTCGTCCGCCGCCCCGTCCACTGGCCCGTCGGCCGCCTCGTCGGCCGCCTCGCCGGCCGCCCGGAACCGGGTGAACGAGCGTGGGATGGGTCACCGCGTGCCGGTGACGGTGGACTGA
- a CDS encoding 5-formyltetrahydrofolate cyclo-ligase, whose product MTENPHPASTKARLRRELLAARRALSPDACRTAAGALAVRALELPELAGADTVAAYVSVGTEPGTHALLDALRAAGKRVLLPLLLPDNDLDWAVYEGPQGLAETAHPGKIRLLEPTGPPLGPDAVTTAGAVLLPGLAVDARGMRLGRGGGSYDRVLERLERTGAHPALVVLLYDDEVVARVPEEPHDHPVQAVATPSGVVRFRGLGPGLTA is encoded by the coding sequence GTGACAGAGAACCCGCACCCCGCGTCCACCAAAGCTCGACTGCGCCGGGAACTCCTGGCCGCCCGCCGCGCCTTGTCCCCCGACGCCTGCCGCACGGCGGCCGGCGCGCTCGCCGTCAGGGCCCTCGAGCTGCCCGAACTGGCCGGTGCCGACACGGTGGCGGCGTACGTCTCCGTCGGTACGGAACCCGGCACCCACGCCCTGCTCGACGCCCTGCGCGCGGCCGGCAAGCGTGTACTGCTGCCCCTGCTGCTGCCCGACAACGACCTCGACTGGGCGGTGTACGAGGGCCCGCAGGGCCTCGCCGAGACCGCGCACCCGGGGAAGATCCGGCTGCTGGAGCCGACCGGCCCGCCGCTCGGTCCGGACGCGGTGACCACGGCCGGCGCCGTGCTGCTGCCCGGGCTCGCGGTGGACGCCCGCGGGATGCGCCTGGGCCGCGGCGGGGGCTCGTACGACCGGGTCCTGGAGCGGCTGGAGCGCACCGGGGCGCATCCCGCGCTGGTCGTGCTCCTCTACGACGACGAGGTGGTCGCGCGGGTCCCGGAGGAACCGCACGACCACCCCGTTCAGGCGGTGGCCACCCCGTCGGGGGTGGTCCGTTTCCGAGGCCTCGGCCCCGGCCTCACGGCTTGA
- a CDS encoding MogA/MoaB family molybdenum cofactor biosynthesis protein has translation MAAPAPAPAAAPSSLRGLVVTASNRASQGVYADKGGPLLAEALEKLGFAVDGPRVVPDGDPVEQALREGVAAGYDVILTTGGTGISPTDRTPDATARVLDYEIPGIPQAIRAEGLAKVPTAALSRGLAGVAGHTLIVNLPGSTGGVRDGLAVLSRILPHAVDQIRGGDHPRPAEPSGSTS, from the coding sequence GTGGCCGCCCCGGCCCCGGCGCCCGCTGCGGCTCCTTCCTCGCTGCGCGGCCTGGTGGTCACGGCCTCGAACCGGGCCTCGCAGGGCGTGTACGCCGACAAGGGCGGTCCGCTGCTGGCCGAGGCGCTGGAGAAGCTCGGTTTCGCGGTGGACGGCCCCCGGGTCGTCCCCGACGGCGATCCCGTAGAGCAGGCGCTGCGGGAGGGCGTGGCCGCCGGCTACGACGTCATCCTGACCACCGGCGGGACCGGCATCTCGCCGACCGACCGCACCCCGGACGCCACGGCGCGGGTGCTGGACTACGAGATTCCGGGCATCCCGCAGGCCATCCGCGCCGAAGGGCTGGCGAAGGTGCCGACCGCGGCCCTGTCCCGGGGCCTCGCGGGCGTGGCGGGACACACCCTGATCGTCAACCTGCCGGGTTCGACGGGCGGGGTGCGCGACGGCCTCGCCGTCCTGTCCCGCATCCTGCCGCACGCCGTGGACCAGATCCGCGGCGGCGACCACCCCAGACCCGCGGAACCTTCCGGGAGCACGAGCTGA
- a CDS encoding potassium/proton antiporter codes for MRKGRPLTVHTLNELLLVCSLVLLVAVAAVRISSRSGLPSLLIYLGIGIAIGQDGIGNVVFDNAELTQVIGYAALVVILAEGGLGTKWKEIKPALPAAIVLSLVGVAVSVGVTAAGAHYLVGLEWRQALLIGAVVSSTDAAAVFSVLRKVPLPSRITGVLEAESGFNDAPVVILVVAFATVGPIDDWYVLLGKIALELVIGVAIGLTVGFLGAYGLRHVALPASGLYPIAVMAIAVTAYAAGALAHGSGFLAVYLAAMVLGNAKLPHWPATRGFADGLGWIAQIGMFVLLGLLVTPHELVHDFWPAVVIGLVLTMLARPLEVFVSLLPFRIPWREQVLMSWAGLRGAVPIILATIPMVSGIEGSDRVFNIVFVLVVVYTLVQGPTLPWLARKLELGETDETASDLGIESAPLEKLRGHLLSFAIPPASRMHGVEVSELRLPPGASVTLVVREGKSFVPLPSTVLRRGDELLVVATDPVRDAAEARLRAVARGGKLAGWLGTGGNGRSGSRG; via the coding sequence TTGAGGAAGGGTCGCCCGCTGACTGTCCACACGCTCAATGAGCTTCTGCTGGTCTGCTCGCTCGTGCTGCTCGTCGCCGTCGCGGCGGTACGCATCTCTTCACGCAGCGGCCTCCCCAGCCTGCTCATCTACCTCGGCATAGGCATCGCGATAGGCCAGGACGGCATCGGCAACGTCGTATTCGACAATGCCGAGCTGACGCAGGTCATCGGTTATGCCGCACTCGTCGTGATCCTCGCCGAGGGTGGTCTGGGCACCAAGTGGAAAGAGATCAAACCGGCCCTGCCGGCCGCGATCGTGCTGTCGCTGGTGGGCGTCGCGGTCAGCGTCGGCGTCACGGCCGCGGGGGCGCACTACCTGGTCGGGCTGGAATGGCGCCAGGCCCTGCTGATCGGCGCGGTCGTCTCCTCGACCGACGCGGCGGCCGTCTTCTCCGTCCTGCGCAAGGTCCCGCTCCCCTCCCGGATCACGGGCGTCCTCGAGGCGGAGTCCGGCTTCAACGACGCACCGGTCGTCATCCTGGTCGTGGCCTTCGCCACCGTCGGGCCGATCGACGACTGGTACGTCCTCCTCGGCAAGATCGCCCTGGAGCTGGTCATCGGCGTCGCGATCGGCCTGACGGTCGGCTTCCTCGGCGCCTACGGCCTGCGGCACGTGGCGCTGCCCGCCTCCGGCCTCTACCCCATCGCCGTGATGGCGATCGCCGTGACGGCGTACGCGGCCGGCGCGCTGGCGCACGGCTCCGGCTTCCTCGCCGTGTACCTGGCGGCGATGGTGCTCGGCAACGCCAAGCTCCCGCACTGGCCGGCCACGCGGGGGTTCGCGGACGGCCTCGGCTGGATCGCGCAGATCGGCATGTTCGTCCTGCTCGGCCTGCTGGTCACCCCGCACGAGCTGGTGCACGACTTCTGGCCCGCCGTGGTCATCGGGCTGGTCCTCACGATGCTGGCGCGGCCGCTGGAGGTCTTCGTCAGCCTGCTGCCCTTCCGGATTCCGTGGCGGGAGCAGGTCCTGATGTCCTGGGCGGGCCTGCGCGGAGCCGTGCCCATCATCCTGGCGACCATCCCGATGGTGTCCGGGATCGAGGGCAGCGACCGCGTCTTCAACATCGTCTTCGTTCTGGTCGTCGTCTACACCCTGGTGCAGGGGCCGACCCTGCCCTGGCTGGCGCGCAAGCTGGAACTCGGGGAGACCGACGAGACCGCCTCGGACCTCGGCATCGAGTCGGCGCCGCTGGAGAAGCTGCGCGGACACCTGCTCTCCTTCGCGATCCCGCCGGCCTCGCGCATGCACGGCGTCGAGGTGAGCGAGCTGCGGCTGCCGCCGGGGGCCTCGGTCACCCTGGTGGTCCGGGAGGGCAAGAGCTTCGTACCGCTGCCGTCGACCGTGCTGCGGCGCGGGGACGAGCTGCTGGTGGTGGCCACGGATCCGGTACGGGACGCGGCCGAGGCGCGGCTGCGCGCGGTGGCCCGGGGCGGCAAGCTGGCCGGGTGGCTGGGAACGGGCGGGAACGGGCGGTCGGGCTCGCGCGGGTGA
- a CDS encoding GNAT family N-acetyltransferase — protein sequence MNGPSWPVVLTDGDVTLRPIKLRDQKMWREVNRRNRDWLRPWEATIPPPAPWGPVIQRPTYRQMVRHLRAEANAGRMLPFVIEYQGRLVGQLTVAGITWGSMCAGHIGYWVDRDVAGRGVMPTAVALAVDHCFGKVGLHRIEVCIRPENGPSRRVVEKLGLREEGLRPRYLHIDGAWRDHLVYAVTAEEVPEGLLRRWHRSRHSQSPPK from the coding sequence CTGAACGGTCCATCCTGGCCGGTCGTCCTGACGGACGGCGATGTCACGCTCCGGCCGATAAAGCTGCGGGACCAGAAGATGTGGCGCGAGGTCAACCGCCGCAACCGCGACTGGCTCCGGCCGTGGGAGGCCACGATTCCGCCGCCCGCGCCGTGGGGGCCGGTGATCCAGCGGCCGACGTACCGCCAGATGGTCCGCCACCTGCGGGCGGAGGCGAACGCGGGCCGCATGCTGCCGTTCGTGATCGAGTACCAGGGCCGTCTCGTCGGCCAGCTCACGGTCGCCGGGATCACCTGGGGCTCGATGTGCGCGGGCCACATCGGCTACTGGGTGGACCGCGACGTCGCGGGCCGCGGCGTGATGCCGACGGCGGTCGCGCTCGCGGTGGACCACTGTTTCGGGAAGGTCGGGCTGCACCGGATCGAGGTGTGCATCCGCCCCGAGAACGGGCCGAGCCGGCGCGTGGTGGAGAAGCTGGGCCTGCGCGAGGAGGGACTGCGGCCGCGCTACCTGCACATCGACGGGGCCTGGCGGGACCACCTGGTGTACGCGGTCACGGCGGAGGAGGTGCCGGAGGGGCTGCTGCGCCGCTGGCACCGGTCACGCCACTCGCAGTCCCCGCCGAAATGA